tttctttcgagatggcatatcgagctcgagatccctgctccgaagttgcttctgaagatgaggggctcacagagctatccttcgagatcgagatcatttcgaggtcaccatattcgaggtctgtatcacactttgcaggctccgatttacaatcgtagagcatacccttaaccctcacgagaccatttaatgcgaactcagctttcgaggtcatattttctacagctcgaaatctgggtataacattctCATAACAATAACAATCAATGTTGCCGCCTGCATCTTTAAAAACAATAAAGCAGAGACTATCAAGATGTCCTCTTTTGCTATTCATCATTCGGATCCTTTACTGGCGAAGGCTGTTGTTGTCTATAAAGCTACAACTTTAGCCTCTCAACTAGAGGTGCACACTGTAGTGGACAAAATTCGTATACTTGAAAAATAATAGTCCAACAAGCAGTCAGTCAGCCCAATAAGCTATCTAACTAGCCAAGAAGGCCCAAAGCCCATGTAAAATAGGCTCGCATATACAAAGTACCATCCAATTACCCAAAACCATACCCGGACCCGAATTCGGATACACTCAGTCagccagggaccttgaaacagtcaaggctccCATCACGTTCGCCAAGAATCTCAGAATAaaaccacttggagcgagtcaaACGAAGGAGAAAGACGGAGGAGGACGGAACGAGAAGGAGGACAATAAATAAGACCATCAGAGGTTGAGAAAAGGCATAAAATAATCACTGAACTTTCTTTACTCTCTAATTGAAACGAAGGCTACTCTATTTCTGAGCAATCCAGTCAAGCAAGACTAATTAGTCAGTCTGATTGGACCTGACATAGTCGCTTGACTCCTCCGTCATCGCCACCGTCACTCTGACCATTTTACGACTCCTTCATCCATCATCATTTCGACTATttatatcttaattttattactttctattagctctcgttacaacccgactgacttgagcgtcggagtccctttggctgacaccccaccggtgctcccaattgaactctcgtctctcttctttttgttattgacaggttgctggtgcccatctaatcaattgtaggaaatcacctctaCAATTTGGCGCCCACCGTGGGGCCCTAGCAATCAAACGATCGACAAAGAGATCAAAAAGTTCACTTGAGAGCCATGTCAGACGTGACTGAGACACCCGATCTGTCTGCTCAACTCGCTGCTCTTACTGCCCAGATGAATGAAGAACGCGAGAAAATGAGGAGGCTCAAAGCTGAAAATGCTGACCTGCTCGTACGAATGGAGGCCATGTCCTCTCAAGCCACCGAGGCTCAGCCATCCCGCTTCCGAGGCCCAGTCAGCCCTATGCAACCTCTGGGAGACCTCACTCCTATCTCTAACAGTGATGGACCGAATCAGACAGTTCCATCACCCTCGGTAAGGAATTATCAAACTCCACCCACCATGTCTAACATTCAAAATTATGTTGTCAATACAGGCGAACAGGTAACCATGACTGAACATGGACATTCATCTGTGCCCGGATCACAGCAGATTCCGGGAATCAGCCAGCCAGCCGGTGCAGCTGGACAACAACAGATTCCAGGAGCCAGTCAGCCAGCCACTGGACCCGGACAGCAACAGATTCCAGGAGCCAGTCAGCCAGTCACTGGACCCGGACAGCAGCAGGTTCCAAGTGCTAGTCAGCCTACCATTGGAACCAGCCAGATCATCATTGGAGCTGGTCAGAATATACCTGAGCAACAGGCAATCGGATTTAATCACCCAGTCTTGAGCGAGCCAATCCGCCGAGCAACCACAAGCTCATTTCCAATCCAAGATCCTGAGTTGGCTCGAAAGTTAGCTGAGATGGAGGCGCTCATTCAACGGATTCCTGGGATGCCGGCTCCGATTAAGAAGAGTGCAGCAAGCTGTTATGCGGACTCTCCATTCGTAGACGACATTGCACTAGTGGAAATGCCAAAGAAGTTCAACTTCCCAAATATGAAGATGTTTGACGGGACGTCTGACCCGGATGATCACATCGCACAGTATAGGCAGAGGATGTTCACCGTTGCCATCCCACGTGATATGAGGGAAGCAtgcatgtgtaaggggtttggttctagtctgattggaccagccctccagtggtatactaatttacctaataattctATTTCTACTTTTGCACAATTGACTGACACTTTTGTTGAGCAGTTTGCTAGTAGCAGGAAACTTGAAAAGTCTGCAGAAGACCTCTACATCATAGTTCAACGACGGGGTGAGCCTTTACGAGAGTACGTAGGCCGCTTCAACAAAGAAAAGGTTTCTATAACCCATTGTAATTAGGACACAGCCATCTCAGCCTTCCGCAAGGGACTCCGGTACGACTCAGACCTATACAAAGAACTTACCAAGTATCCTTGCAAGACGATGGAAGACGTTCTCGCCAAAGCCTGGGCACAGATCAAGTGGGAGGAGGATGAAGTTAACTATTATCACTCTTCTCCGAGGAAAGACACTCGAAGAGACTCGAGGGCAGGCAGACGACAGAGTGATAGACGATCCGAGCCATACCCGTATCCCAACAGATCAGAGAACAGAAGGAGGGAGTACAACCGGTCGTCCGAGACACGTCTGCGAGATGGACCAAAGATACCAGAATACAATCTTTCAATTTCACCAGCTGAAGTCGTTGGCGTACTGAAAGGACTCGGAGACAAAGTGAAATGGCCGGAAAGGATGAGGACTCCGTCTGACCAGCGAGACAAAGCAAAATGGTGTGAATTCCACAATGACCACGGTCACCGAACGGATGAGTGCATTGCCTTAAAACTCGAAGTATCCAACCTGTTAAAGCGTGGTCACCTGACTGACTTACTTACAGACAAAGGCAAAAGAACATTCCAGCAGGAGGCAGACAGGTCAGTCGTCCGAAGAGTAGTAACCCCGCCGAAACCACCTACTCATGAACGGACGGTGAACGTAATAACTGGTGGCTCTGAGGTAAGTGGAGTCACCCATTCAGCAGCCAAAAGACATGCCAGGCAGACCAACTGGGTCAAAGGAGAGTCCGGCGAGACAGAGAAGAATACCATCAACCTACCAGCTCAAACCATCAGTTTCTCAACAACAGAGTCAACCAGACTCCTCAACCCACATCATGATGCTCTTGTCATTGCACTTTACATTGCTAATTGTCTTACTAAACGTATACTTATTGATAATGGTAGTTCAactaacattttatttttaagtgcTCTCAGGGAAATCGGGATAGATGAATCAAAGATTATAAAGAAGACTACAATCCTCATCGGTTTCAGTGGAGAACAAAAGAACACACTAGGAGAGATCGAGCTACCTGTCTATGCCGAAGGAGTCAATCTATGCACAAGATTCCTGGTAGTAGACTCTCCGTCTGCTTACAACGTGATACTGGGAcgaccatggatacatgaaatggaGGCAGTCCCTTCAACATACCACCAAGTTTTAAGGTTCCCAACTAAGTGGGGAGTAAAAGAAATTAAAGGCCAACAGAAAGATTCGAGAGCGTGTTACCAGACTACCATGAAACCCAAACCCGCTCAGTTATAGCAATTACAGGAAGACAGACTGACTGACTCCCAGTTGAACCAACCAGACATGGAGGAGTTGGACGAAGTCCAGATACATCCGGACTTTCCAGATCACAAAGTCCAAATCGGATCACGATTGGATCCTGACATCAGAACTAAGCTCATTGACTTTTTATCTGCCCATTATGAttgttttgcttggtcccatgcggacatgactggaattgaccccgaaataattgtccataaattgcaggttgatccagactacccaccaaggaagcaaaaaagaagaaaatttgccCCTGAAAGGAACAAAGCCATTAACGAAGAAGTTCAAAAGCTTATTGATAATGGGTTCGTGAGGGAGGTGCATTATCCCGACTGGTTGGCtaacgtagtcattgtgaaaaaaaagaatggcaaatggcgagtttgcattgacttcacagacctcaacaaggcgtgtccAAAAGACTCGTTCCCATTACCGCACATAGACATGCTAGTAGACGCCACAGCCGGTCATGAACtcctaagcttcatggacgcatactcaggatacaaccagatcctgatgcatccagacgaccaggaaaagacagccttcatgaccaacttaggcatattctgctacaaggtcatgccattcggattgaagaacgcaggagcaacatatcagagactagtcaacaagatgtttgcCGGATTACTGGGGAAGAcgatggaagtctacattgaAGACATGCTCGTCAAATCCCTCATTGCAGAGGACCATATCAACCATTTAAAACAATCTTTTGACATTCTCAGGAAATATaatatgaaactgaatccaactaaatgttcttttggtgTGACTGCAGGAAAGTTCCTTGGGTACCTTGTAACCCAaaggggaatcgaggcaaacccagcACAGATAGAGTCAATCCAAAGGATTCCTTCCCCAACGTGCATAAAAGACGTACAGAAACTAACTGGACGCATTGCAGCACTCAGCCGATTCATCTCAAAGTCTTCAGAACGATGTCACCTCTTCTTCAACACGCTAAGGAAATCAAAAACCTTCGAGTGGACAGCTGAATGTGAAGAGGCACTGGGCCAGCTAAAACAGTACCTAACCAGCCCGCCTCTCCTCTCAAAGCCAAAAGACAATGAGACATTATTCATCTATCTAGCAGTATCCGAGACGGCAGTTAGCGCAGTCCTAGTCCGGGAAGAGGAAGGCAAGCAGTCTccagtctactatgtaagcaaagctTTGCTTAATGCAGAAACCCGATATAGCCAGCTGGAGAAGCTTGCACTAGCACTCATCCACGCAGCAAGGAAGCTACGCCCATACTTCCAGTGCCATCCAATAACGGTCTTGACCACCTTCCCACTCAAAACAATCCTCCATAAACCAGAATTGTCAGGCAGACTTACCAAGTGGGCGGTAGAGCTCAGCGAGTACGAAGTAACATACAAGCCACGAACTTCCCTCAAATCTCAGGTATTAGCTGATTTCATTGCAGATTTTACACctaacatgcatgtgcaggcagaaAAAGAACTTTGTTGTCTGACCGAGGGACAATCAGTCGGAATCTGGAAGTTGCAAGTAGACGGCTCAAGTAACACCAGAGGAAGTGGACTCGGACTCGTCCTGACTTCACCCCAAGGTGACATAATCGAACAAGCAGTCCGATGCGGGTTCAAAGCtaccaacaatgaagctgaatacgaagcaatgATAGCAGGACTCGGACTAGCCAAAGACATGGGAATAAAAAAGATCGTGGTCTTCAGTGATTCTCAATTGGTAGTCAACCAAATGCAAGGTAGCTACCAGGCCCGGGATAACAAAATGACTGCCTACCTCAACAAGACTAAAGAGTTGCAGTCAGTCTTCGACGAGTTCACTATCAACCAAGTACCAAGAGGGGAGAACAGCCATGCAGATGCATTAGCAAACCTTGGATCCTCCATCCAGACAACCGACCCCAAGACAATACCTGTAGTATATCTCCAATGGCCAGCTGTctggaaagatgaagaagagcaagTTAATGACATCTCCAACAACCGAACATGGATGACTTCAATAGTCGAGTACTTAGAACATGACATACTTCCCGAAGATAAGAACGAAGCACGTCGGGTCAAGGCTCAGTCAGCCCGCTTCACTATTATACAAGGTAAACTATATAAACATTCATTTTCTGGTCCatatttgaaatgcattaacCCTGCAGAGGCCAAATACGTACTGGCTGAGTTGCATgaaggagagtgcggcaaccactctGGAGGACGAAGCTTGGCGCACCGTGCCCTAACACAAGGCTACTACTGGCCAACCATGCGAGCTGATGCCTCTGACTATGCCAGacgatgcgacaaatgccaacggttCGCTCAGATATCCCACCAACCTCCGGAGCGTCTCATCTCAATCACGTCCCCTTGGCCATTCATGAAATGGGGGATGGATATAGTAGGCAAGCTTCCAACCGCACCAGGACAGAAAATGTACATGCTTGCAGTGACCGACTACTTCAGCAAGTGGATCGAAGCAGACTCATTCCACCAAGTCCGAGACAAAGAAGTAAAGGGTTTCATTTGGAAGAATGTGATCTGTAGGTACGGAGTACCAAAAGAAATTGTGACAGACAATGGTTCTCAATTCATCAGTTTCGACTTCCAAGACTTCTGCAAGTTCTGGAACATCAAGCTCAGCTTCTCGACACCAAggtatccccaagcaaatggacaggcagagtcatccaacaagaccatcatgaacaacatcaagaagcgcctcgaaaaagctaagggaagatgGGCTGACGAGTTGCCAGGAGTCCTGTGGTCCTATCGAACCACAACCAGGACTGCGACAGGGGAGACACCATTCTCATTAGCTTACGGGATGGAGGCAGTCATCCCTACTGAGAGCGAAGTTCCGACAGCCAGATATGAGCTAACTACAGACGAAGAAAATTGGGAAAACATGTGCCATGAACTCGACACCATCGACGAAAGAAGGGACAAAGCACTCTTAAGAGTCTCAGCCTATCAACAGAGCATAGCCAGACATTACAACAAGAACATCCGCACTCGGACATTCAAAGTAGGAGATTGGGTTCTACGAAGAGTCTTCCAGAACACTAAGGAAGCTGGAGCAGGTAAGCTCGCCCCGACATGGGAAGGTCCCTACCTCATCACAAAGGTAGTCGGACATGGAGCATACAAGCTACAAACAAAGGAGGGACGCGATATCAACAACAGCTGGAATGCTATCCACTTGAGACTGTATCACTCTTAACTTAACCCAGTctactttcattttctttcatcagTATTCTCACAAGATCTTCATTCGAGCAACATACTGACACTTATAATGCAGGAAGTGTCAGAACTACATTTGGGCTTGATCCCTGCAaagggtatgtaggcagctcCACGGAGCGCAGCCCCCTATCACAAccattttttctttatatatatactacGAACAGTTCAATAACAAATCTAAATATAAATTGACTAAGTCACTTTATACTTAGATTGGGGGAATAAGACACTAATACTCCATAAGTCATTCAGCCAATCAGCATCCGATACAATAACTTAAACAACACTAACAAAAGCTACAACAAGCCATAATACAACAAAACTAGGTCAGTTAGATCAGGATACAATACTACATAAGAAAAAGTTCATACAACAACTAGAAAAGGCCCGACAAACTCTGTTATCCCACGACAATGAACACGAGTAGAAGAGGAATCAGTCATCCACAACCAGATCATTAGTAGTCATGATGCCAAAAGAAGTGGCTAACTCTTCGGCCCGGGTTATCTCTTCAGCCCTCATCTTCTCCAATTCCTCAAGATCAGCAATGTATTTGGGAACATCCCAGCTATCAGCCTTACCATCCCGAAACTCACTAGCCATTACGCCACGGCATTGGATCTCAGCCTCCAGCCCAATGACCAACATCCGATTCTCCAACGAAGCAACCTCGGCTTTCAAATCATCAACTTGACCAAGAGTCACTCTCAGCTTCTCGACATCAGCTTCCTTGGATTCTAGTTGAGCCTTCAAATCAGCTATGAGTTGATCAGACTCCTTCTTGGAATCTTTCAGCCGACTAACTTCACCCCGAAGATCATTTCTCTGACTCCTTACTTCCTTTAGAGTTGCCATTAAGGACTTGATTTTCTTCTTCAGCCAAATGACCCCTTGCAAACCCTGACACATAAAAAAGAAAATGTAAGACAACAAGAGAAATCAGCTAGTCGGCACAAACAAAACTAAATGAAATATTCGTACCTGGAACAAATGAGAAACAGTGGTATCAATTGACCCATCCGTACCAACCTGCTCCATTCTGTGATCATCTTCGGGCCACAACAACTTATCAATCTCTCCTAAGTGAGGCCCAATCTCACTATAGGCCGCAGCATTGGAAGGGAACGAAAGGGCAACGGTGTCGCTAAATGGGTCGGAAGAATCATCCTGCACagccttcttcttttttttcgtcTGACTCCGCGTCAAAACAGGGGGATCAGCCGGAGGCACAACAACCTCTCTATCAGCTTCTGAGCTCCCAACGGACGATTTCTTTGCTTGACGCAAACGTTCCAAGGAATTGGAACCGGTTAGAGGAAGTGTAAAGGGTCGGGACATAGCTACGTCTGCAAACAACCGCTCACTTGTCGTCAATTCAGTCAAAAAATTGGGAGTATATCCCAAGACTTCTAAACTTCTCTTGATAAACACAACACGAGGATTATCAGGACTCTGTAGAAGAGGAATACCTTCAGGGAGTTTTTCAACAGAGCGCCACAAAGAACTCTGACGAAGACTCGATTCAGACAGCAAATCACTCCACTCACGCTCCGCCTCAGGAATAGCAAGAATACTCTTAAGTCGACCAGAAGACTCCCTCGAATCCCAAAGGTACTCAACTCGAAGCCTACCTGCAAAATGATAGAAGTATCAgcacacaaaataaaataaaaacaacaacaacatgtATATGCAAGGAAACGGATTAGTAGGCAAGCATAAAAGACTCACATGCAGGAGACCATGAACAAGGTATCCTACTATCAGCAGGTAACCCCAACGAGACGAAAGGGACGAAGAAGTAACGGTCCTTCCACCTCTTATCTCCACTCTTCAAACTAATAATTAAAGGAGGGTCCTTCCCCCTAGTTGTTAACTGGTACCTACCTTTGTCATTAAGGTGTGCCTTCAAGTAGTAAGCTCTCAACAAGTCAGCCACCCCAAGTGTTATCTTGTGCCTTTCACAAAGGACTTCGAGAGACATCAAAATCCGCCATGAATTTGGCATTAGTTGTCCGGGCGAAATCTCGTGGTACTCACACAACTCAACGACTAATCGGGGGATAGGAAACCGAAGCCCTTCTTTGAAGGGAAGTTCATACAGACACACCCAACCAGGTAAGTGCCAGTCAGGCCGCTCCGCCTTAGCAGGAGCATGCAGACTGATGGTATCAGGGATCTCATAATGACGACGAAGATAGGTCAACTCACCTAAACTTATGGAAGACCTAGGATTAGAACTAAGCATACTACCAGAACCCGGCATACCACCATCAATAGGTTCGTTAGAATCTATTCCCCTTCCAGTAACATCACCTAAAGGACGACCCCCCAATTCTACTACTGTAATTCGGTTGCAATCAACCATCTCAGCAGAACTTTGAAAGAGAGAACTAAAATCTTCTTCACTAAACGAACAAGACAGTCGACAGACTGAATCAGCGTGACTATCACACCTACTTGTAGACATAATGAGCTGATCACCTAGAGCAAAACAACAGCTAAGCCTTAAGGAACACAAAAAAGACATGAAGAATATTTAGCTCGATACACAATCAAGAAGCGCTGGACGACTCATCAATCAATCAGTCAGACGGACCAAACATAAAAAACATATGATTAAACGAGGCAAAATAGATTACTATATCAAATTAGATTACAAAGTATTCAGTTAAACAGCAGTCAGCCTATAAGTCTCTACTAATCAGTCAGACATACCACTCAGCTCAAGGAACATAAACACATGAATTAGACATACGCCTAAACAACAGAAATTCATATGCCACCATTGCAATCAGATCAAACGCAAACAAAAAATCTACAGGATCAAACAAAAATAACAGTTGAATAAACTAACCTAGCACGAAGAACATGAAGAACACGAAGAACACAAAGAACATGCATAAGGACATTGAAAGGAAAACAAATGAGAGAAAACTTACCTCTTGAGAAGCTCTTTTACTCCACACCTTGCACCTCCTCTCCAAGCCTTCCTCAAATGAATGCAATGGTAAAAACAAACCACCCTTATATAGGCACACAAATCCACCCGATTAGTGCCAAGTGTCAACCATCAGGTGGCCCTACCAAAAAGGATTTAACTTCCTAAGGACACTTAAAGTCTCAGAGACAAATGAAAATTCACATTGAGCGCACTAGGCCCACTCGGCCATCTCCCCCGGACACACTACCTCCTCGGCAGACCACTCGGCCCAAACACACGAGTCACTCGGCCACCCCGGCGAAGCACTCGGCCCACCCGGAGGAGCACTCGGCCATGCCGACAAAGCACTCGGCCACCCCGGTAAAGCACTCGGAGGAGCAATCAGCCATGCCAACGAAACACTCGGCCTTCCTGGAGGAACACTCGGCTCGTGCAGCCCATTAAGTCGGCCAACATGTGACCCACTCGGCCATGCCTCAGGGCCACCCCGTGGACCACTAGGCCAGAAGGCCGTTCGGCCCAAGCATCCAGTCGGCCCAAGCAGCCGGTCGGCCAACCAGGCCCGCGCGCATCCGCAATCCACTCGGACAGCCGGATGCATATGTGCTCATTACTCGGCCGGATGCGTAGGTGCGCATCACTCGGCCGCAAAGTAAGCAGCCAGTCGGCCCAAACAGCCGATCGGCCAACCAGGCCACGCGCATCCGCAGGTCACTCGGACAGCGAGACCCCCGTGAATAATTTCTGAAAAAGGTAAATTGAGTCAATGCATATTCTGTAACTATTGGGAAAATGGATAAATTCTGATGGAATTAATTTCTTTTTTACTCTTTGATAAAAGAATGAATTCTATACCAAAGAGTGAGGGACAAACTGTAGTGGACAAAATTCGTATACTTGAAAAATAATAGTCCAACAAGCAGTCAGTCAGCCCAATAAGCTATCTAACTAGCCAAGAAGGCCCAAAGCCCATGTAAAATAGGCTCGCATATACAAAGTACCATCCAATTACCCAAAACCATACCCGGACCCGAATTCGGATACACTCAGTCagccagggaccttgaaacagtcaaggctcccatcacgttcgccaagaatctcggaataaaaccacttggagcgagtcaaACGAAGGAGAAAGACGGAGGAGGACGGAACGAGAAGGAGGACAATAAATAAGACCATCAGAGGTTGAGAAAAGGCATAAAATAATCACTGAACTTTCTTTACTCTCTAATTGAAACGAAGGCTACTCTATTTCTGAGCAATCCAGTCAAGCAAGACTAATTAGTCAGTCTGATTGGACCTGACATAGTCGCTTGACTCCTCCGTCATCGCCACCGTCACTCTGACCATTTTATGACTCCTTCATCCATCATCATTTCGACTATttatatcttaattttattactttctattagctctcgttacaacccgactgacttgagcgtcggagtccctttggctgacaccccaccggtgctcccaattgaactctcgtctctcttctttttgttattgacaggttgctggtgcccatctaatcaattgtaggaaatcacctctacacacacgggtcggattttcgggtttcaggttcatcgggttcgggttttgcaTGTTTCAGGtggagaaaaatggtaccgaaatcGATCCGAAATTTTCAAGTTTTTTCAGGTTTCAGGTTTTTCGGGTTGGGTTCGAGTTGAGCTGTGCATGttgggttttgggccgaaaagcccaattttgcaaaaataccaaaaaaaattaaaaaataatatttttttacactttttttatttttgtagtttGTTTTCTCTGCTGAGAAGAAGGGGGGTCGTGCGTGAGTGAGagtgaaagagaagaagaaaagaaataaagattttttttagGGTTATCAtcttatttttcagatttttttttaaatttctgtCCCGAACCCGAAATTACTGAATTTTAAACCTGGACTCGACCCGACATATGTCGAGTTCAGATCGGATTAAGCCCGAAATGAACGGGTTTTCCAAAAATTTGGGTTCTCAGGGTTCGGGTCAGGCGGGTTTTCGAATTTTGCGGGTCAAATGTTTACCCCTACTCTCAACTACGTACAACTTCAAAATGTGGTCTTCTAGACAGATTCAATCTCAGTTTCAGAAGCATTCAAGAAAAAGGACAAATGCCCTTCGACTCTTCAGGTTCCTTTTCAGAATTTCGACAAAGAAGTAGCCAATATCAACCTTTGGGAGGtgcaatatatatttttatatataaatatcgaTCTTGTAACTTTGGAGCCTGGCCACAACCTTGCTAGATGGGCAAGACAAAACAAACATGAGGGGATATTTCCATACCTCTTATCCATTCGGAAATTCTCAATGACTACAAGGCATACGAACCTGGCTAATGGACTTTGGTAACATCTCTATTGTTAGTTTATTTCGGACTTTATTTTCTGCCTAGTTAGTTTAGTTCGTTGTACGTTCTTATCttctttttagattttttttcctTCTGGCTTATGTTCCCTTCCAGATTGGACCAGATTTGTATTTTCTTTCTCTTTGGCTTTTGCCTTTTTATTGAGAATTGTGTGCTCTCAGTTGAGACACTTAGCataaaaaaaacaatcaaataTTACATGGATGAAAAAAATATCAGTAAAAGTTTGTTGAGATGTGTTTTGTTCCATCTCATCTAGGGATGGCAAAAAAACCCGGCGGATCAGGGCGGGTCAGAGCCCCGACCCGACGGGGCGCCCCTGATTCGAATATAACCGGGGCAATAACGGGGCGGGTCGAGATCCGATCCGACCCGCTAGCAATTGAAGCGGGTCGGATCACGACCCGACCcggttgttgttttttttttttttttgtaataattaaaaaaaaaactaattactaCCACTATTTAGGGTGATCAAtgatccaaatatatatatataaataaataagacAGTATATTTAAGAGGGATAGAGGAGAAAATTGATGTTTTGTTTTGAagtatagtaattttttttttattttagtatgcaagaccatttataaaaaaatttaggtaGCTCATTTATGTCTATTATGAGAGATTTttttgccatttatttttatattgtaacatattttaaaaaattagtctttattttattaaagaaaaagaaaaaaaaaaaaaaaatcttaccgGGTCGGGTCTGACCCGCTCCATCACATTCGGGGCGGGTCTGACCCGACCCGCATCAAATGCCTTAACGGGGCGGGTCGGGTCAGGGCATAAACTTAGCGGGTCGGGTCGGAtccggggcggggcggggcggggccgaCCCGCCCCATTGACATCCCTAATCTCATCACTGCAATACAAGGATTTATTAATTTCAAAGAGgttcaaagaaaagaaaatgtagaGAAAGGTCAACATCTTTGTACCAATTGGTCAAATAATAATACATGTTATTTTTTCAATTCTCTAGAACTCTTATTATTTCtaattctcttttctttttcttttt
The genomic region above belongs to Humulus lupulus chromosome 1, drHumLupu1.1, whole genome shotgun sequence and contains:
- the LOC133812577 gene encoding uncharacterized protein LOC133812577 isoform X3, which produces MSTSRCDSHADSVCRLSCSFSEEDFSSLFQSSAEMVDCNRITVVELGGRPLGDVTGRGIDSNEPIDGGMPGSGSMLSSNPRSSISLGELTYLRRHYEIPDTISLHAPAKAERPDWHLPGWVCLYELPFKEGLRFPIPRLVVELCEYHEISPGQLMPNSWRILMSLEVLCERHKITLGVADLLRAYYLKAHLNDKGRYQLTTRGKDPPLIISLKSGDKRWKDRYFFVPFVSLGLPADSRIPCSWSPACRLRVEYLWDSRESSGRLKSILAIPEAEREWSDLLSESSLRQSSLWRSVEKLPEGIPLLQSPDNPRVVFIKRSLEVLGYTPNFLTELTTSERLFADVAMSRPFTLPLTGSNSLERLRQAKKSSVGSSEADREVVVPPADPPVLTRSQTKKKKKAVQDDSSDPFSDTVALSFPSNAAAYSEIGPHLGEIDKLLWPEDDHRMEQVGTDGSIDTTVSHLFQGLQGVIWLKKKIKSLMATLKEVRSQRNDLRGEVSRLKDSKKESDQLIADLKAQLESKEADVEKLRVTLGQVDDLKAEVASLENRMLVIGLEAEIQCRGVMASEFRDGKADSWDVPKYIADLEELEKMRAEEITRAEELATSFGIMTTNDLVVDD
- the LOC133812577 gene encoding uncharacterized protein LOC133812577 isoform X2 — protein: MFFVFFVFFMFFVLGDQLIMSTSRCDSHADSVCRLSCSFSEEDFSSLFQSSAEMVDCNRITVVELGGRPLGDVTGRGIDSNEPIDGGMPGSGSMLSSNPRSSISLGELTYLRRHYEIPDTISLHAPAKAERPDWHLPGWVCLYELPFKEGLRFPIPRLVVELCEYHEISPGQLMPNSWRILMSLEVLCERHKITLGVADLLRAYYLKAHLNDKGRYQLTTRGKDPPLIISLKSGDKRWKDRYFFVPFVSLGLPADSRIPCSWSPACRLRVEYLWDSRESSGRLKSILAIPEAEREWSDLLSESSLRQSSLWRSVEKLPEGIPLLQSPDNPRVVFIKRSLEVLGYTPNFLTELTTSERLFADVAMSRPFTLPLTGSNSLERLRQAKKSSVGSSEADREVVVPPADPPVLTRSQTKKKKKAVQDDSSDPFSDTVALSFPSNAAAYSEIGPHLGEIDKLLWPEDDHRMEQVGTDGSIDTTVSHLFQGLQGVIWLKKKIKSLMATLKEVRSQRNDLRGEVSRLKDSKKESDQLIADLKAQLESKEADVEKLRVTLGQVDDLKAEVASLENRMLVIGLEAEIQCRGVMASEFRDGKADSWDVPKYIADLEELEKMRAEEITRAEELATSFGIMTTNDLVVDD
- the LOC133812577 gene encoding uncharacterized protein LOC133812577 isoform X1, which produces MSFLCSLRLSCCFALGDQLIMSTSRCDSHADSVCRLSCSFSEEDFSSLFQSSAEMVDCNRITVVELGGRPLGDVTGRGIDSNEPIDGGMPGSGSMLSSNPRSSISLGELTYLRRHYEIPDTISLHAPAKAERPDWHLPGWVCLYELPFKEGLRFPIPRLVVELCEYHEISPGQLMPNSWRILMSLEVLCERHKITLGVADLLRAYYLKAHLNDKGRYQLTTRGKDPPLIISLKSGDKRWKDRYFFVPFVSLGLPADSRIPCSWSPACRLRVEYLWDSRESSGRLKSILAIPEAEREWSDLLSESSLRQSSLWRSVEKLPEGIPLLQSPDNPRVVFIKRSLEVLGYTPNFLTELTTSERLFADVAMSRPFTLPLTGSNSLERLRQAKKSSVGSSEADREVVVPPADPPVLTRSQTKKKKKAVQDDSSDPFSDTVALSFPSNAAAYSEIGPHLGEIDKLLWPEDDHRMEQVGTDGSIDTTVSHLFQGLQGVIWLKKKIKSLMATLKEVRSQRNDLRGEVSRLKDSKKESDQLIADLKAQLESKEADVEKLRVTLGQVDDLKAEVASLENRMLVIGLEAEIQCRGVMASEFRDGKADSWDVPKYIADLEELEKMRAEEITRAEELATSFGIMTTNDLVVDD